In a single window of the Palaemon carinicauda isolate YSFRI2023 chromosome 10, ASM3689809v2, whole genome shotgun sequence genome:
- the LOC137647872 gene encoding uncharacterized protein, producing MNKLISIHAKVLGCWDRWEGFINKSHGFDKKDLHAKALTQIISREQQIHFPDVIDYLSSNSKTKMAMPNLISQLNLYPDTHNLIRVNCKFNEKRSVTNQTYPILLSRESTLTKLIILDEHLLLKHAGCYALLTEIRRKFWIPKFFSTVKRILKECVVCRRYNQRPVKLNQSAHREFRLSPSDKPFGNVYLDYCGPFYVRQGKDKVKVWILVISCMFTRAVNPKICMDMTVEEFLRALSLHSFEYGVPQFIVSDMGTKIVAGANVVQDFLKDAETVQYLTDNNVEKVHFQQYYKGCRQLGGLVESVVKMTEVNQK from the coding sequence atgaataagtTGATATCTATACATGCGAAAGTTCTGGGATGCTGGGATCGATGGGAAGGGTTTATAAACAAGTCACATGGCTTTGATAAGAAGGACCTTCACGCTAAGGCTTTGACTCAAATCATCTCTAGGGAACAACAAATACATTTTCCAGATGTTATTGACTATTTAAGTAGTAACTCTAAAACCAAGATGGCTATGCCTAATTTGATATCACAGTTGAATTTGTATCCAGACACTCATAATTTAATAAGAGTGAATTGTAAATTTAATGAGAAGCGAAGTGTAACCAACCAAACTTATCCTATTCTTTTATCAAGAGAGAGTACTCTAACAAAACTTATTATATTGGATGAACATTTGCTTTTGAAACATGCTGGTTGCTATGCCCTTTTGACAGAAATACGTAGGAAATTCTGGATACCAAAATTCTTCTCTACAGTTAAAAGGATTCTGAAGGAATGTGTTGTATGCCGGAGATATAACCAGAGACCTGTCAAACTTAATCAATCAGCCCATAGGGAATTTAGATTGAGTCCATCTGATAAACCTTTTGGTAATGTATACCTTGATTATTGTGGTCCATTTTATGTGAGACAAGGGAAAGATAAAGTCAAGGTTTGGATCCTTGTTATTTCATGCATGTTCACACGAGCAGTTAATCCTAAGATCTGTATGGATATGACAGTTGAAGAGTTTTTGCGTGCTTTGTCACTGCATTCTTTTGAATATGGAGTCCCTCAGTTTATAGTAAGTGATATGGGTACGAAAATAGTAGCAGGAGCCAATGTTGTTCAGGATTTCCTGAAGGATGCTGAGACTGTTCAGTATTTAACTGATAATAATGTTGAGAAAGTCCATTTTCAACAGTACTATAAGGGTTGCAGACAGCTTGGAGGATTGGTTGAGAGCGTAGTCAAAATGACGGAAGTCAATCAGAAATAA